In Pollutimonas sp. M17, a single genomic region encodes these proteins:
- the rplJ gene encoding 50S ribosomal protein L10, with translation MSLNRKEKAVVIEEVSAEVAQAQSIIIAEYRGLDVASVTVLRKTARESGVYLRVLKNTLVRRAVAGTPYEELSAQLTGPLIYGISADPVSAAKVLAGFAKTNDKLVIKGGALPNSLLTQDGVKALATMPSRDELLSKLMGTMQAPVTQFVRTLNEVPTKFARGLAAVRDQKAAA, from the coding sequence GTGAGTCTCAATCGTAAAGAGAAAGCGGTAGTCATCGAGGAAGTCTCGGCGGAAGTCGCCCAGGCCCAATCGATCATTATCGCCGAGTACCGTGGTCTGGACGTCGCCTCTGTTACCGTATTGCGCAAAACTGCGCGTGAGTCGGGCGTGTATCTGCGTGTTCTCAAGAACACGCTTGTTCGCCGTGCTGTGGCAGGAACTCCCTACGAGGAGCTCTCCGCCCAGCTGACCGGTCCGCTGATCTATGGCATCAGCGCCGATCCGGTTTCGGCGGCAAAAGTACTTGCCGGTTTCGCAAAGACCAACGATAAGCTGGTGATCAAAGGCGGGGCATTGCCCAACAGCCTCTTGACCCAGGATGGCGTGAAGGCCTTGGCCACCATGCCTTCCCGCGACGAGTTGCTTTCGAAACTTATGGGTACGATGCAAGCACCTGTCACGCAATTTGTGCGTACGCTCAACGAAGTTCCGACCAAGTTCGCACGTGGCCTCGCGGCCGTGCGCGATCAGAAGGCCGCCGCGTAA
- the rplL gene encoding 50S ribosomal protein L7/L12 codes for MALSKAEILDAIAGMTVLELSELIKEMEEKFGVSAAAAAVAVAAPAAGGAAAAAEEQTEFTVVLAEVGANKVSVIKAVREITGLGLKEAKDLVDGAPKPVKEGLAKADAEAAQKKLEEAGAKVELK; via the coding sequence ATGGCATTAAGCAAAGCTGAAATCCTTGACGCTATCGCTGGCATGACCGTGCTCGAATTGTCCGAGCTGATCAAGGAAATGGAAGAAAAATTTGGCGTGTCGGCTGCTGCCGCTGCTGTGGCTGTGGCTGCTCCCGCTGCCGGTGGCGCTGCCGCCGCTGCTGAAGAGCAAACCGAGTTCACCGTTGTTCTGGCTGAAGTCGGCGCCAACAAGGTCAGCGTCATCAAAGCCGTGCGTGAAATCACCGGCCTGGGCTTGAAAGAAGCCAAGGATCTGGTTGACGGCGCACCGAAGCCTGTCAAGGAAGGCCTGGCCAAAGCCGACGCCGAAGCTGCACAGAAGAAGCTTGAAGAAGCTGGCGCAAAAGTCGAACTCAAGTAA